CGGTAGCTGCGAAGGTTGTCCACGGCGCAGCGCTGCACATGGCCAAGGAAGAAGTTGCGGATGAAGGGATGCGGCTGCCGCACCACCTCCTCCAGGCTGCCGATGGCGGCCAGCCGCTGATCGGCCAGGACCGCCACACGGTCGACCAAGGCGAACAGGGTGTCGACGTCGTGGGTCACCATCACCACGGTCAGGTCCATTTCGCGCTTCAGGCTCTCGATGAGCTGCACGAAGTTCTTGGAACTGGCCGGATCCAGGCCCGCGGTGGGTTCGTCCAGGAACAGCAGTTGCGGATCCATGATCAGTGCCCGCGCCAGCGAGACCCGTTTGATCATGCCGCCGGAAAGCTCGGCCGGCATCTTGATGCCGTCCTCCACCTTCAGGCCGACCTGCTGCAGCTTCTGCATCACCAGTTCGGCGATCAGGTCGTCGGGCAGGCTCTTCAATTCCCGCAGCGGCAGCGCCACGTTGTCGAACACGCTCAAGGCCGAGAACAGTGCACCCTGCTGGAACAGCACGCCCCAGCGGTGGCGCACCTGCGCCAGATCGGTGGCCTGGCAGTTGCCGAGCTTGTGGCCGAAGATCAGCACCTCGCCCTCGGTGGGGCGCTCCAGACCCAGCATCAGACGCAGCAGCGTGGTCTTGCCACTGCCGGAACCGCCGATGATGCCCAGCACCTCGCCGGCATAGACATCCAGGTCCAGATGCTTGTGGATGCGCACCCCGCCCAGCACGGTGCCGACATCGCGCACGGCGATGACGACCTCGGGCGCTTTTACACCGGTGCCCGCATCGGCCTCGGCCGCCACGTGCGCCGGTGGCACACCGGTTCGGTCCATCAATCCGCTCATGTCTTCAACCCCAGGTCCGAGAACATGACCGCGAAAATCGCGTCCACGATGATGACGACCGTGATCGCACTGACCACCGACACGGTGGTGCCGGCCGCCAGGCTCTCGCTGTTGGGCTTGATCCTCAGACCGAAGTGGCAGGCCACAAAGGCGATCATCAGACCGAACACCATCGACTTGGCCAATCCCAGCCACAGGTTGGACACCGGCACCGCCGCCGGCAGACCTTGCAGGAATTGCACGTAATCCAGGCCCAGCGTCGCCCGGGCGGCCACCATGCCGCCCAGCAGGATCATGCTACTGGTCCACACCATCACCAGTGGCAAGGAGAGTGCCAGGGCCGCCATCTTGGGCACCACCAGGCGCACCGTGTGGGAGATGCCCATCACCGACAAGGCGTCCAGTTCCTGGGTCACCCGCATCACGCCGAGCTGCGCCGTCATGGCTGAACCGCTGCGGCCGGCCACCAGAATCGCCGCCAGCAGG
The Roseateles amylovorans genome window above contains:
- a CDS encoding ABC transporter ATP-binding protein; translated protein: MSGLMDRTGVPPAHVAAEADAGTGVKAPEVVIAVRDVGTVLGGVRIHKHLDLDVYAGEVLGIIGGSGSGKTTLLRLMLGLERPTEGEVLIFGHKLGNCQATDLAQVRHRWGVLFQQGALFSALSVFDNVALPLRELKSLPDDLIAELVMQKLQQVGLKVEDGIKMPAELSGGMIKRVSLARALIMDPQLLFLDEPTAGLDPASSKNFVQLIESLKREMDLTVVMVTHDVDTLFALVDRVAVLADQRLAAIGSLEEVVRQPHPFIRNFFLGHVQRCAVDNLRSYRDELHQRDAMPA